In bacterium, a single window of DNA contains:
- a CDS encoding biotin/lipoyl-binding protein, which translates to MWEGKSYDLRLYHTKKESHVFLRGDERIVSVDDYQTHMRKKSAGAGGGNDVIHGKAEMTAQMPGKVVGVKVKEGDEVALGQGLVVLEAMKMENEITAPKAGKVTKVAVTVGQSVESGALLVVVE; encoded by the coding sequence ATGTGGGAAGGTAAATCGTACGATCTGCGCTTGTACCACACCAAAAAAGAATCCCATGTTTTCCTGCGCGGCGATGAGCGCATTGTTTCTGTAGACGATTATCAAACACACATGCGCAAAAAATCGGCCGGTGCTGGTGGTGGTAATGATGTAATCCATGGCAAAGCCGAAATGACCGCCCAAATGCCCGGTAAAGTGGTGGGTGTAAAAGTTAAAGAAGGTGATGAAGTGGCGCTGGGCCAAGGTTTAGTGGTGCTTGAAGCCATGAAAATGGAAAATGAAATTACCGCTCCTAAAGCCGGCAAGGTTACCAAAGTAGCCGTTACGGTAGGGCAATCGGTTGAAAGTGGTGCTCTTTTGGTTGTGGTTGAATAA
- a CDS encoding acetyl-CoA carboxylase biotin carboxylase subunit yields the protein MKTVKINKVLIANRGEIAVRIMRTCRAMGIKTVAVFSEADRNAFHVQMADEAYCIGPAASVESYLVIDKLIDVAKKTKADAIHPGYGFLSEKAPFSKACQDNNIIFLGPDPMPIERMGDKIQARHAALEAKVPMIPGTKDAVADVAEVKKLAKEMGFPILLKAAAGGGGKGMRIVEKEADIESAFERATSEAKKAFNDGTLFVEKYLKTSRHIEVQVACDKHGNGLHLYERECSIQRRHQKVVEEAPFCFMKPETRAKITEAALRLCKKVNYSGVGTLEFLMDEDQNFYFLEMNTRLQVEHPVTEMITGLDLVQLQIEIGEGKPFRLKQEDIKARGAALEVRLYAEDPENNFFPSPGTIEWMTIPEGPGVRHDTAVYPGATIPIFYDPMIAKLIVWGDTREQAIQRMQRALGEYEVGGFKNNIWFLRNIINNKDFKEGTTYTRFLDDRPELMTKPESQIPLELALAVAALDKQGQAKSAQTTGSATGSDQSPWKNQGLRETLSMRF from the coding sequence ATGAAAACAGTCAAAATTAATAAAGTTCTAATCGCAAACAGAGGAGAAATTGCCGTGCGTATCATGCGCACATGCCGTGCCATGGGAATTAAAACTGTAGCTGTTTTTTCAGAGGCCGATCGTAATGCCTTTCATGTGCAAATGGCCGACGAAGCCTACTGCATTGGACCTGCCGCTTCGGTTGAAAGTTACCTCGTTATCGATAAGCTCATCGATGTCGCTAAAAAAACAAAAGCCGATGCTATCCATCCCGGTTATGGTTTCCTGTCTGAAAAAGCGCCTTTCTCGAAAGCCTGCCAGGATAACAATATTATCTTTTTAGGACCCGATCCCATGCCTATTGAACGCATGGGTGATAAAATTCAGGCTCGTCATGCAGCCCTTGAAGCTAAAGTGCCCATGATACCCGGTACTAAAGATGCTGTAGCCGATGTGGCCGAAGTTAAAAAACTGGCTAAGGAAATGGGGTTTCCCATTCTCCTTAAAGCGGCTGCCGGTGGTGGTGGTAAGGGGATGCGTATTGTAGAAAAAGAAGCCGATATTGAATCGGCTTTTGAACGCGCTACCTCGGAAGCTAAAAAAGCTTTTAACGATGGAACCTTGTTTGTAGAAAAATATCTCAAAACATCACGTCACATCGAAGTGCAAGTAGCTTGCGATAAGCATGGCAATGGTTTGCATTTGTATGAACGTGAATGTTCTATTCAGCGTCGTCATCAAAAGGTTGTTGAAGAAGCACCGTTTTGTTTTATGAAACCGGAAACCCGCGCTAAAATTACCGAAGCGGCTCTGCGTTTGTGCAAAAAAGTGAATTACTCCGGTGTGGGTACACTTGAATTTTTAATGGACGAAGATCAGAATTTTTATTTCCTCGAAATGAACACCCGTTTGCAGGTGGAGCATCCTGTAACCGAAATGATCACCGGTTTAGATCTGGTTCAATTACAGATTGAAATTGGTGAAGGAAAACCTTTTAGATTAAAACAGGAAGATATCAAGGCACGCGGTGCCGCTTTAGAAGTGCGCTTGTATGCTGAAGATCCCGAAAATAATTTCTTCCCGTCTCCGGGCACCATTGAATGGATGACCATTCCCGAAGGCCCAGGTGTGCGTCACGATACCGCTGTTTATCCTGGAGCTACCATTCCTATTTTTTATGATCCGATGATTGCCAAGCTGATTGTATGGGGTGATACCCGCGAGCAGGCTATTCAACGCATGCAACGCGCGTTGGGTGAGTATGAAGTGGGTGGTTTTAAAAATAATATCTGGTTCTTGCGCAACATCATCAACAACAAAGATTTTAAAGAAGGCACAACCTATACGCGCTTTTTAGATGATCGTCCGGAACTGATGACGAAGCCCGAATCGCAAATTCCTTTGGAATTGGCGTTAGCGGTTGCGGCACTGGATAAACAGGGTCAGGCGAAGAGTGCTCAAACAACTGGTTCTGCCACGGGTAGTGACCAGTCGCCTTGGAAAAATCAGGGATTAAGAGAAACACTTTCGATGAGATTTTAA
- a CDS encoding peptide chain release factor 3, which produces MLEPHQLAEINRRKTFAIISHPDAGKTTVTEKLLLFGNAIHMAGVVKAKRAKQFARSDWMEIEKQRGISVSSSVMQFEYGGHVVNLLDTPGHEDFSEDTYRVLTAVDSALMIIDSSKGIETQTKKLFKVCHDRHIPIMTFMNKVDLEGRDPFELIDEVEKVLSLPTFAATWPIGQGKRFKGVYNRLSKQILLFDPNQKTKNFETTLVQNLDDPVLKERVGDELLDKLKEDLSLLEAGGDFDTESYLAGHLSPVFFGSAVNNFGIQELLEAFLKFAPGPLARPAEERLVEPTEEKLTGVVFKIQANMDPKHRDRMAFFRICSGEFYPGIDVYHVRLDRVVRINNALTFMSQERKNVEKAYAGDIIGLHDRGTLMIGDTLTLGEKLKFTGVPQFSPDMFCRVELKNPIKIKQLHKGVEQLAEEGTSQLFKRKFNSDIIIGVVGRLQFEVVKFRLLNEYGADAEFIPLSFSSSRWYHSTNKKVLEEFESYYRDQIVFDVRDYPMILFKNDWEENYVQEKYPDMRFFDSLITYEQEVRA; this is translated from the coding sequence ATGCTTGAACCTCATCAATTAGCCGAAATTAATCGCCGTAAAACATTTGCAATTATTTCGCACCCCGATGCAGGTAAAACAACCGTTACCGAAAAACTTTTGTTATTCGGCAATGCCATCCACATGGCCGGGGTCGTCAAAGCCAAGCGTGCCAAGCAATTCGCTCGTTCCGACTGGATGGAAATTGAAAAGCAACGCGGGATTTCGGTTTCGTCATCCGTGATGCAGTTTGAATATGGTGGGCACGTGGTGAATTTATTGGATACCCCCGGTCACGAAGATTTTAGCGAAGATACTTACCGTGTGCTCACCGCTGTAGATTCGGCGTTGATGATTATCGATTCGTCTAAAGGGATCGAAACACAAACTAAAAAACTATTTAAAGTCTGTCACGATCGCCATATTCCTATCATGACCTTTATGAACAAGGTGGATTTGGAAGGGCGCGATCCGTTTGAGCTGATTGATGAAGTGGAAAAAGTTTTAAGCCTGCCCACGTTTGCTGCTACCTGGCCTATTGGACAGGGGAAACGATTTAAGGGCGTGTACAATCGCTTGTCTAAACAAATTCTTTTGTTTGATCCCAATCAAAAAACTAAAAACTTTGAAACTACGCTGGTGCAAAATTTGGATGATCCTGTCTTAAAAGAAAGAGTAGGGGATGAGCTTTTAGATAAACTTAAAGAAGATCTAAGCTTGCTCGAAGCCGGTGGGGATTTTGATACCGAGTCGTATTTGGCCGGTCATTTAAGCCCGGTATTTTTTGGTTCGGCCGTTAATAATTTTGGTATCCAAGAACTCCTCGAGGCTTTTCTTAAATTTGCTCCAGGTCCTTTAGCACGTCCGGCCGAAGAGCGCTTGGTAGAACCTACCGAAGAAAAGCTTACCGGTGTGGTTTTTAAGATTCAGGCCAACATGGACCCCAAACACCGCGACCGTATGGCCTTTTTTCGTATTTGCTCGGGTGAATTCTATCCGGGAATTGATGTCTACCATGTGCGTTTAGACCGCGTCGTTCGCATCAACAATGCGCTTACCTTCATGAGTCAGGAGCGCAAAAACGTGGAAAAGGCCTATGCCGGCGATATCATTGGACTTCATGACCGAGGCACCTTGATGATTGGCGATACCTTAACCTTGGGCGAAAAACTTAAATTTACCGGTGTTCCACAGTTTTCGCCCGACATGTTTTGCCGCGTTGAACTCAAAAATCCCATTAAAATTAAACAACTTCACAAGGGTGTGGAGCAATTGGCCGAAGAAGGTACCAGCCAGCTCTTTAAACGCAAGTTTAATTCAGACATTATTATAGGAGTGGTGGGCCGTTTGCAGTTTGAAGTTGTGAAATTCCGCCTACTTAACGAATATGGGGCCGATGCCGAATTTATTCCCTTGAGTTTTTCCTCGTCACGCTGGTACCATTCTACAAATAAAAAAGTACTAGAAGAGTTTGAAAGCTATTACCGCGACCAGATTGTTTTTGATGTGCGCGATTATCCCATGATTTTATTTAAGAATGATTGGGAAGAAAACTACGTGCAGGAAAAATATCCGGACATGCGTTTTTTTGATAGTTTGATTACTTACGAACAGGAAGTCCGCGCCTAG